From Amycolatopsis sp. cg9, one genomic window encodes:
- a CDS encoding S8 family peptidase: MLLAAVATVLAGPAAAGGVQPDPPSWGLDRIDQRTGLDHAYHYATDGSGVTIYVIDSGVDANHPDFQGRVAPGRDFLNGGADTADTNGHGTRLAGIAAGKDYGVAKGAQIVPVRVLDKDGGGATDQIIAGIDWVAQNAQQPAVAVLGIGGVPNDRLDDAVKRLAAVLPVAVPAGSETADASGFSPGRVAEALTVGATDTQDRPDKASNFGQDVDLYAPGVDVPGPIAGGTGAGPESGTSMAAAFAAGVAALYRAQHPEMAPAQVDQALVQAATTDALKGVPDGTANRLLYAPPGT, translated from the coding sequence ATGCTTCTCGCGGCCGTGGCCACCGTGCTCGCCGGCCCGGCGGCGGCCGGTGGGGTGCAGCCCGATCCGCCCAGCTGGGGGCTCGACCGGATCGACCAGCGCACCGGCCTCGACCACGCCTACCACTACGCGACCGACGGCTCGGGCGTCACGATCTACGTGATCGACAGCGGCGTCGACGCGAACCACCCCGACTTCCAGGGCCGCGTCGCGCCCGGGCGGGACTTCCTGAACGGCGGCGCCGACACCGCCGACACCAACGGCCACGGCACCCGCCTCGCCGGGATCGCCGCGGGCAAGGACTACGGCGTCGCGAAGGGCGCGCAGATCGTGCCGGTGCGCGTGCTCGACAAGGACGGCGGCGGGGCGACCGATCAGATCATCGCCGGCATCGACTGGGTCGCGCAGAACGCCCAGCAGCCCGCCGTCGCCGTCCTCGGCATCGGCGGGGTGCCGAACGACCGGCTCGACGACGCGGTGAAGCGGCTGGCCGCGGTGCTCCCGGTCGCGGTCCCGGCGGGCAGCGAGACGGCCGACGCGAGCGGCTTCTCCCCGGGCCGGGTCGCCGAGGCGCTCACCGTGGGGGCCACCGACACCCAGGACCGCCCCGACAAGGCGTCCAACTTCGGCCAGGACGTCGACCTGTACGCCCCGGGCGTAGACGTTCCCGGCCCGATCGCGGGCGGCACCGGCGCGGGCCCGGAATCGGGCACGTCGATGGCGGCCGCGTTTGCCGCCGGCGTGGCCGCGCTCTACCGCGCCCAGCACCCGGAAATGGCCCCCGCGCAGGTGGACCAAGCGCTTGTTCAGGCCGCGACGACGGACGCGCTCAAGGGCGTCCCGGACGGCACGGCTAACCGGCTGCTTTACGCGCCGCCGGGAACCTGA
- a CDS encoding pyruvate carboxylase, translating to MFRKVLVANRGEIAIRAFRAGYELGAGTVAVFPHEDRNSLHRLKADEAYEIGEPGHPVRAYLSVDEIVSAAKKAGADAVYPGYGFLSENPDLARACEEAGVTFVGPSAEILELTGNKARAVKAAREAGVPVLGSSEPSSDVDALVAAAEELGFPVFVKAVAGGGGRGMRRVEDPAVLRESIEAAAREAESAFGDPTVFLEKAVVEPRHIEVQILADGAGNIIHLYERDCSVQRRHQKVVELAPAPNLDPELRDRICADAVKFAKQIGYRNAGTVEFLLDKQGNHVFIEMNPRIQVEHTVTEEVTDVDLVQSQLRIASGETLDDLGLSQDKIYLRGAALQCRITTEDPANGFRPDTGMISAYRSPGGSGIRLDGGTAFSGTEISAHFDSLLVKLTCRGRDFKTAVGRARRAVAEFRIRGVATNIPFLQAVLDDEDFRAGRVTTSFIEERPQLLTARQSADRGTRLLTYLADQTVNKPHGERPKTPDATVKLPKLPKDAEPAPGSKQKLVELGPAGFAEWLRKSPHIGVTDTTFRDAHQSLLATRVRSKDLLAVAPVVANTLPQLLSLECWGGATYDVALRFLAEDPWERLAALREAVPNICLQMLLRGRNTVGYTPYPTEVTNAFVEEATKTGIDIFRIFDALNDVEQMRPAIEAVRETGSAVAEVALCYTSDLSDPGEKLYTLDYYLKLAEQIVGAGAHVLAIKDMAGLLRAPAATKLVTALRKEFDLPVHIHTHDTAGGQLATYLAAINAGADAVDGAVSSMAGTTSQPSLSSIVAATDHSARTTGLDLRAIGELEPYWESVRKIYAPFEAGLASPTGRVYDHEIPGGQLSNLRTQAIALGLGDRFEDIEAMYAAADKILGHLVKVTPSSKVVGDLALHLVGAGVSPADFEAEPNKFDIPDSVIGFLRGELGDPPGGWPEPFRTKALEGRAAAKPVAELSEEDRTALAEHPRRTLNRLLFPGPTKEFEAHREAYGDTSVLPSKDFFYGLRPGEEYPVDLEPGVRLLIELEAIGEADERGVRTVMSTLNGQLRPIQIRDRSIASDIPATEKAEKGNPKQVAAPFAGVVTLQVAEGDTVEAGATVATIEAMKMEASITASAGGKVGRLAINSVQQVEGGDLLLVLE from the coding sequence ATGTTCCGCAAGGTGCTGGTGGCCAACCGCGGGGAGATCGCGATCCGAGCGTTCCGCGCCGGCTACGAACTGGGCGCGGGGACGGTCGCCGTGTTTCCGCACGAAGACCGCAACTCGCTGCACCGGCTGAAGGCCGACGAGGCGTACGAGATCGGCGAACCCGGTCACCCCGTGCGCGCCTACCTCTCGGTCGACGAGATCGTCTCCGCGGCGAAGAAGGCCGGGGCCGACGCCGTCTACCCCGGTTACGGCTTCCTCTCGGAGAACCCCGACCTCGCGCGCGCGTGCGAAGAAGCGGGCGTCACCTTCGTCGGGCCGAGCGCCGAGATCCTCGAACTCACCGGGAACAAGGCCCGCGCGGTCAAGGCCGCGCGCGAGGCCGGCGTGCCGGTGCTCGGGTCGTCCGAGCCCTCCAGCGACGTCGACGCGCTGGTCGCCGCGGCCGAGGAGCTGGGCTTCCCGGTGTTCGTGAAGGCCGTCGCCGGCGGTGGCGGGCGCGGCATGCGCCGCGTCGAGGACCCCGCTGTGCTGCGCGAGTCCATCGAAGCCGCCGCGCGCGAGGCCGAGTCCGCCTTCGGCGACCCGACCGTCTTCCTGGAGAAGGCCGTCGTCGAGCCGCGGCACATCGAGGTGCAGATCCTCGCCGACGGCGCGGGCAACATCATCCACCTCTACGAGCGCGACTGTTCGGTGCAGCGGCGCCACCAGAAGGTCGTCGAGCTGGCCCCGGCGCCGAACCTCGACCCCGAGCTGCGCGACCGCATCTGCGCGGACGCGGTCAAGTTCGCGAAGCAGATCGGCTACCGCAACGCCGGCACCGTCGAGTTCCTGCTCGACAAGCAGGGCAACCACGTCTTCATCGAGATGAACCCGCGCATCCAGGTCGAGCACACGGTCACCGAAGAGGTCACCGACGTCGACCTCGTGCAGTCGCAGCTGCGGATCGCGTCCGGCGAGACCCTCGACGACCTCGGTCTCTCCCAGGACAAGATCTACCTGCGCGGCGCCGCGCTCCAGTGCCGCATCACCACCGAAGACCCGGCCAACGGCTTCCGCCCGGACACCGGGATGATCTCCGCCTACCGCTCGCCGGGCGGCTCCGGCATCCGGCTCGACGGCGGCACCGCCTTCTCCGGCACGGAGATCAGCGCCCACTTCGACTCGCTGCTGGTGAAGCTCACCTGCCGCGGCCGGGACTTCAAGACCGCCGTCGGCCGCGCGCGCCGCGCCGTCGCCGAGTTCCGGATCCGCGGTGTCGCGACGAACATCCCGTTCCTGCAAGCGGTTCTGGACGACGAGGACTTCCGCGCCGGGCGCGTCACGACGTCGTTCATCGAGGAGCGCCCGCAGCTGCTCACCGCGCGGCAGTCCGCCGACCGCGGCACGCGGCTGCTGACCTACCTCGCCGACCAGACGGTCAACAAGCCGCACGGCGAGCGCCCGAAGACGCCGGACGCCACCGTCAAGCTGCCGAAGCTGCCCAAGGACGCCGAGCCGGCACCGGGGTCGAAGCAGAAGCTCGTCGAGCTGGGCCCGGCCGGGTTCGCGGAGTGGCTGCGGAAGTCGCCGCACATCGGCGTCACCGACACGACGTTCCGCGACGCGCACCAGTCGCTGCTCGCCACCCGCGTCCGGTCGAAGGACCTCCTCGCGGTGGCGCCGGTCGTCGCGAACACGCTGCCGCAGCTGCTGTCCCTGGAGTGCTGGGGCGGCGCGACCTACGACGTCGCGCTGCGGTTCCTCGCCGAGGACCCGTGGGAGCGCCTGGCCGCGCTGCGCGAGGCCGTGCCGAACATCTGCCTCCAGATGCTGCTGCGCGGGCGCAACACCGTGGGGTACACGCCGTACCCGACCGAAGTGACCAACGCCTTCGTCGAAGAAGCGACCAAGACCGGCATCGACATCTTCCGGATCTTCGACGCGCTCAACGACGTCGAGCAGATGCGCCCGGCCATCGAAGCCGTGCGCGAGACCGGGTCCGCGGTCGCCGAGGTGGCGCTCTGCTACACCTCCGACCTGTCGGACCCGGGCGAGAAGCTCTACACGCTCGACTACTACCTGAAGCTGGCCGAGCAGATCGTCGGCGCCGGGGCGCACGTCCTGGCGATCAAGGACATGGCCGGGCTGCTCCGCGCGCCCGCGGCGACCAAGCTGGTCACCGCGCTGCGCAAGGAGTTCGACCTGCCGGTGCACATCCACACCCACGACACCGCGGGCGGCCAGCTGGCCACCTACCTCGCGGCGATCAACGCGGGCGCGGACGCCGTCGACGGCGCGGTGTCGTCGATGGCGGGCACGACGTCGCAGCCGTCGCTGTCGTCGATCGTGGCGGCCACCGACCACTCCGCCCGCACGACCGGGCTGGACCTGCGGGCGATCGGCGAGCTGGAGCCGTACTGGGAGAGCGTGCGCAAGATCTACGCGCCGTTCGAGGCCGGGCTGGCGTCGCCGACCGGGCGCGTCTACGACCACGAGATCCCCGGCGGGCAGCTGTCGAACCTGCGCACGCAGGCCATCGCGCTGGGCCTGGGCGACCGGTTCGAGGACATCGAGGCGATGTACGCCGCCGCCGACAAGATCCTCGGCCACCTGGTGAAGGTGACGCCGTCGTCCAAGGTCGTCGGCGACCTGGCGCTGCACCTGGTCGGCGCGGGCGTCTCGCCGGCCGACTTCGAGGCGGAGCCGAACAAGTTCGACATCCCGGACTCGGTGATCGGCTTCCTGCGCGGCGAGCTGGGCGACCCGCCCGGCGGCTGGCCGGAACCGTTCCGCACCAAGGCCCTCGAGGGCCGCGCGGCGGCGAAGCCGGTCGCGGAACTGTCCGAAGAGGACCGCACGGCGCTTGCGGAGCACCCGCGGCGGACGCTCAACCGGCTGCTGTTCCCCGGCCCGACGAAGGAGTTCGAGGCGCACCGCGAGGCCTACGGTGACACGTCGGTCCTGCCCAGCAAGGACTTCTTCTACGGCCTGCGCCCGGGCGAGGAGTACCCGGTCGACCTCGAGCCGGGCGTCCGGCTGCTCATCGAGCTGGAGGCGATCGGCGAGGCCGACGAGCGCGGCGTGCGCACGGTGATGTCGACGCTGAACGGCCAGCTGCGGCCGATCCAGATCCGCGACCGCTCGATCG